The following are encoded together in the Bradyrhizobium sp. CCGUVB1N3 genome:
- a CDS encoding branched-chain amino acid ABC transporter permease, with product MLRQLKHVLLPVALVLFAAFGPFVLEPFDLVNLSAFSAMTIAALGLAFVWGTLGILNLGHSVFFGLGAYAYAIAVSNLGDSTLAVLIGTLLPVAFSLILGYFLFFSRLGDVYLGVITLCVTLIFYSFMTSTADPSFHIGQVPLGGFNGITAVPSLNMPGDPQALLSTEATFSICLLALAGAYILLSFLRSSDAGRIMTAIRESELRSELLGYDIRFYKLVGFAVSAAIAGLGGALYTAVMGFVSPNVFDLPQASQFVLWVIAGGLGTFVGPVAASFGFQLLSSQLGANQIFNTELIFGATIILFVLLAPQGLLPMILKLSKPRFQNRSGILRRKEKPA from the coding sequence ATGCTGCGCCAACTCAAACATGTCTTGCTTCCAGTCGCTCTCGTGCTCTTCGCGGCTTTTGGGCCGTTCGTTCTGGAGCCATTTGACCTCGTCAATCTGTCCGCCTTTTCGGCCATGACGATCGCAGCGCTTGGTCTCGCCTTTGTCTGGGGGACGCTGGGGATTCTCAACCTCGGACATTCGGTCTTTTTCGGTCTCGGTGCCTACGCCTATGCGATCGCGGTCTCCAATCTCGGCGACAGTACGCTTGCCGTTTTGATCGGAACCCTGTTGCCGGTCGCATTCTCGCTCATCCTTGGCTACTTTCTGTTCTTCAGCCGTCTGGGCGACGTCTATCTCGGCGTCATTACGCTCTGCGTGACGCTGATTTTCTATTCCTTCATGACGTCGACTGCCGATCCCTCATTTCACATCGGTCAGGTGCCGCTCGGCGGCTTCAATGGGATCACGGCAGTACCCTCGCTCAATATGCCAGGTGATCCGCAGGCATTACTATCCACGGAAGCGACGTTCTCAATCTGTTTGCTGGCGCTTGCAGGCGCTTACATTCTGCTCTCGTTCCTGCGTTCGAGCGATGCCGGGCGCATCATGACGGCGATCCGCGAAAGTGAGTTGCGGAGCGAGCTCCTTGGCTACGACATTCGCTTCTACAAGCTCGTTGGCTTTGCCGTGAGTGCTGCCATTGCGGGGCTCGGTGGAGCGCTTTACACGGCGGTGATGGGTTTCGTCAGCCCGAACGTCTTCGATCTTCCGCAAGCCTCGCAATTCGTTCTGTGGGTGATTGCCGGCGGGCTCGGAACCTTTGTCGGCCCCGTCGCGGCAAGCTTCGGCTTCCAGCTTCTCAGCAGCCAGCTCGGAGCCAACCAGATCTTCAATACGGAGCTGATTTTCGGCGCGACGATCATCCTGTTCGTGCTGCTCGCCCCTCAAGGCCTGCTGCCGATGATTCTTAAGTTGTCGAAACCTAGGTTCCAGAACCGTTCTGGCATCTTGAGGCGAAAGGAGAAACCGGCATGA
- a CDS encoding GNAT family N-acetyltransferase, protein MLLELGGGSHMVTTREVSVDDAPTVTHMVAALAAELGGGQVQAGPDTQLVAELLAMEERIYGFLAFAEDRPVGVIMLSESAALFARGRYATITELYVVPDQRSSGVAMRLIEAAVGLGRVKAWGQLELAAPKQPMWSRNSSLALYFKAGFAEIGPRLKLPLQCLASPRPQGIAKGRSRLDSRRQRALSRSGPDSTAVRLALEAAGHALGGADPRPWRGR, encoded by the coding sequence ATGTTGCTTGAGCTCGGAGGAGGATCACATATGGTAACGACGCGCGAAGTGTCTGTCGATGACGCCCCAACGGTGACCCACATGGTTGCTGCGCTAGCCGCCGAACTTGGGGGCGGCCAGGTACAAGCCGGACCAGATACCCAGCTTGTAGCCGAACTCCTTGCTATGGAAGAGCGTATCTATGGATTCCTAGCTTTCGCCGAGGATCGCCCGGTCGGCGTCATCATGTTGTCGGAAAGCGCGGCTCTTTTCGCGCGCGGAAGGTACGCCACGATCACCGAACTCTACGTGGTGCCGGACCAGCGATCGTCAGGGGTTGCGATGCGTCTCATTGAGGCTGCCGTAGGCCTGGGGAGGGTAAAGGCCTGGGGCCAACTTGAATTGGCGGCGCCCAAACAGCCGATGTGGAGCCGCAACTCCAGCTTGGCATTGTACTTCAAGGCTGGCTTTGCAGAGATCGGCCCACGCCTGAAGTTGCCGCTACAATGCCTCGCTAGCCCACGTCCGCAAGGTATTGCTAAGGGGCGATCGCGATTGGACTCTCGGCGGCAACGCGCACTGTCCCGGTCCGGCCCGGATTCAACGGCTGTAAGACTTGCGTTGGAAGCCGCCGGGCATGCTCTCGGAGGAGCGGACCCTCGTCCGTGGCGCGGGCGGTGA
- a CDS encoding ATP-binding cassette domain-containing protein, protein MSSAPILATRGLVKRFGGVAAVDGVDLVVTAGEIRCLIGPNGAGKSTLFKCLTHQHQPTSGHVLFEGQNLQGLATHRIARLGIAIKNQIPSIYANLDVRENIRLAALRRGLPKRELDRVVELALEEIGFDDRRAKQPAAPLSHAHRQWCELGMLLASDPRLALLDEPTAGMTRDEMLKTVDIIKRLNARATVIVVEHDLEFIARLAQRVTVLHRGKVLMEDTMDKVEANEIVRDIYLGRKKEAIHAER, encoded by the coding sequence ATGAGCAGCGCACCCATTCTCGCAACGAGGGGCCTTGTTAAACGGTTCGGCGGGGTTGCCGCAGTTGATGGCGTCGACCTCGTCGTGACCGCCGGCGAAATCCGCTGCCTCATAGGCCCGAACGGCGCTGGCAAGAGCACACTCTTCAAATGCCTCACCCATCAACACCAGCCGACCAGCGGCCACGTCCTGTTCGAGGGCCAGAATCTGCAAGGCCTCGCCACCCATCGCATTGCGCGCCTCGGCATCGCCATCAAGAATCAGATTCCCAGCATCTACGCCAACCTTGACGTCCGAGAGAATATCCGCCTCGCCGCCCTGCGGAGGGGACTGCCAAAGCGCGAGCTGGACAGGGTCGTCGAGCTGGCACTGGAGGAGATCGGCTTTGATGACCGTCGCGCAAAACAGCCGGCCGCGCCCCTTTCGCATGCACATCGCCAATGGTGCGAACTCGGCATGCTGCTCGCGAGCGATCCCCGTCTCGCGCTCCTCGACGAGCCAACCGCCGGCATGACGCGCGATGAGATGTTGAAGACCGTCGACATCATCAAACGTCTCAACGCCCGTGCCACGGTGATCGTGGTCGAGCACGACCTAGAGTTCATCGCCCGTCTCGCACAAAGGGTCACTGTCTTGCACAGGGGGAAAGTGTTGATGGAGGACACCATGGACAAGGTCGAGGCAAATGAGATCGTCCGAGATATCTATCTCGGCCGCAAGAAAGAGGCCATTCATGCTGAAAGGTGA
- a CDS encoding helix-turn-helix domain-containing protein: MFVRITTDQTPRPNSLKDFGLASGSNPIVNLGEFTYKKGKEIYGEKEPADYVYLVTRGAVRSYKLLSDGRRQIGAFHLVGDIFGLGNGGTHRFTTEAVVETTLRLMKRQSLELVAEKDTLVSRDLLGLTTSNLQHAENHMLLLGRKTSLEKVAAFLLEMDERLTAAGIISLPMSRRDIADYLGLTLETVSRAVSQLHKAGILEFIGNTQREIAILDRGLLARIDLHN; this comes from the coding sequence ATGTTTGTTCGCATCACGACAGACCAAACGCCTCGCCCAAACTCGCTCAAAGACTTCGGCTTGGCGAGCGGCTCAAACCCGATCGTCAATCTAGGCGAGTTCACGTACAAAAAAGGGAAAGAAATCTACGGTGAAAAGGAACCCGCCGATTACGTCTATCTCGTAACACGAGGTGCGGTGCGGAGTTACAAACTGCTCTCCGACGGTCGGCGTCAGATCGGTGCATTTCATTTGGTTGGCGATATTTTTGGGCTCGGGAACGGTGGAACGCACCGCTTTACAACTGAAGCTGTTGTTGAGACCACTCTTCGCCTGATGAAACGACAAAGCCTCGAGCTAGTGGCCGAGAAAGATACCCTGGTGTCGCGCGACCTACTTGGTCTGACGACTAGCAACCTACAGCACGCGGAAAACCACATGCTGCTGCTGGGACGCAAAACGTCACTTGAGAAGGTTGCAGCGTTTTTACTGGAAATGGACGAGCGTCTGACCGCCGCCGGCATAATCTCGCTGCCGATGTCCCGCCGCGATATCGCTGATTACCTTGGCTTGACGCTCGAAACGGTATCGCGCGCGGTGTCTCAGCTGCACAAGGCAGGCATTCTTGAGTTCATCGGCAATACTCAACGCGAAATCGCGATCCTGGACCGCGGATTGCTTGCGCGCATCGACTTGCACAACTAG
- a CDS encoding ABC transporter ATP-binding protein yields MLKGERLVSGYGNTQVLRSLSFDLGAHEILGIIGINGMGKTTLLKTVMGLLPVEGGRIVLDGVAIEALPAHQRSRLGFSYTPQGGAGFPGLTVKENLSLAGMMPGAGKAKPIDEILHIFPRLEKLLARPSGALSGGERQLLALACAMVRSPRILLLDELTEGIQPSVTDEIAECLSSIQRLEKTAMIIADQDLSFVASLVARALVVQKGQIVAERNPTELLADSVFETD; encoded by the coding sequence ATGCTGAAAGGTGAGCGCTTGGTCTCCGGCTACGGCAACACACAGGTACTGCGCAGCTTAAGCTTCGATCTCGGCGCTCATGAGATTCTCGGGATCATCGGCATCAATGGTATGGGCAAGACCACCTTGCTCAAGACCGTCATGGGGCTGTTGCCGGTCGAAGGTGGCCGGATCGTACTGGACGGTGTTGCCATCGAAGCTCTGCCTGCCCATCAACGCAGTCGTCTCGGCTTTAGTTACACGCCGCAAGGCGGCGCGGGTTTTCCCGGCCTGACCGTCAAGGAGAACTTGTCGCTCGCGGGCATGATGCCCGGCGCCGGCAAGGCAAAGCCGATTGACGAAATATTGCATATCTTTCCGAGGCTCGAAAAGCTTCTCGCACGCCCCAGCGGTGCATTGAGTGGAGGCGAACGGCAGTTGCTGGCGCTTGCCTGCGCCATGGTTCGCTCGCCCCGGATTCTTTTGCTCGATGAACTGACAGAGGGCATTCAGCCCTCGGTGACTGACGAAATCGCCGAATGCCTATCGTCAATTCAGCGGTTGGAAAAGACGGCCATGATCATTGCCGATCAGGATCTCAGTTTCGTAGCCTCGCTGGTTGCCCGAGCGCTGGTCGTCCAGAAGGGACAGATCGTGGCGGAACGCAATCCGACCGAACTCCTCGCCGACAGTGTCTTCGAGACCGACTGA